The Vitis vinifera cultivar Pinot Noir 40024 chromosome 18, ASM3070453v1 region GAATCGTATACGTGATGAATTCAATGTGCAAACAGATCTCAACTTTAATAACAATCAATTGAGGAAGCACCTGGATGTTCTGCGGACTCGGTACTATAATCTCAAATCAGCTTTTGATCAAAATGAATATGCTATGGATGATTCTTGTTGCATTGGGTTTGACCTGTGGGAGGACATTGGGGTACATTTCTTGCCTTCTTTTAATAGCATTGTTGGAAATTCCAGACAAATCCTATTGCTTtgtccttttattttcttgtaacaGTTTTATTGTGAGTTCCTGATAGATTGTATTTATTGACACAGCCTCGGCCTGATACAATCAAAATTAAGGACTGCCCCATTTATGATCAGCTATGCATGATCTTTACAGAATCAGGGGCTGACGGGAAATATGCCCAGTCGAGTCACTATGAGGAGTTAGATGACAAGTCTGTTGGAATAGGTACTGCAATAGATACTTCTGGGTTAACTTCGTATCCAGAAAGTGGAAAACTGAGTTCCAAAcctttgtcatcatcaaaaattGCGCAAGAAAATGCTTCATTAGCAGAAAAGTTGGACAAGAAAACAgcagagagaaaaaggaaacgATCATCTGAGACTGGCTCTTTTTCAGGTCAAAATAAGGGAGGTAAAGGAATAAATGATGTGATGGCAGAAGCCATGCTAGAGATGGTTGCTGCTTCAAAGTTGAGGACAGTTACATCGATACAAACCGATGGCAAATATACTATCACTAATTGCATAAAGGCATTGGATGAGATACAGCGCATTGATCAAAAGATCTACTTTGCTGCTTTGGACCTGTTTGAGGACCCAAACTTGAGGGAGACATTTATTTCTCTTGGGGGTAATGAGACGCGGTTGACATGGCTGCTGGGAAAGTGTGGTAATGCTACCTCCAGTTAAATCATGGAGGTGGCCTTTGTATAAATCTTAACAGGTATAGGTTTTTTTATAGTGAACTAGTTTTAGTCGTTAGTAACATATGATCCTCTAGTGGTTGGTGAACAAGTTTTAGTTTGTCTGGGACTTGACTTTTTGGTGGTTTAGTAATGACGAAACTGTGCAAGAGGCATGTGTAGAGCAAGTACTACAGGAAGCAGCAGGGCATGGTTTCATTTGATCTTAAAAGTTGCATTTGACAGCCTGCCTgtcttttagggtttttgaatGTTCCAATTGCAGGGACCTGATAAACGATCTGGTGTTCCATGTTCTCTGCCCAGTGGCAGGATGAGCTCCTGCAGCGCGGATagcttttataatttatttattagtttggTTAATTGAGTTTGTAATCAGGATGCATCTAGATCTCCTTGGATTAGTGCTGGGAAATTCTTTGCTTCAACGAGGGGAAGTGATGCTTTCAAAGGGAGCTCTGATTTTTTGTCACCTGGGTGGGATGCTTAAAAAGATGACAACTTTAAAAGCAATTGAGGtattactttttatatagaaattgttattattttttagttttaaaaataaaaagtgaaaattttttagaaaccaTCACCCATATTTTGATTTCTCGAACGTCTACCTAGACTTTTACTAGAATCTGGGCCTAGTTTTCCTAACTTGGTGGATGAGACCCAGTGGAAATAGATTGTCTAACATGGTCCATTACAGCAGGTGGCCTAAATGCCACTCATAAGACTCATAAGATCGGTTCAAAAATCTACACAGCTCGTTTGAATTTTGAAGCCAGGTCCAGGACCAAGCCACGATCTTCTATGCTGGGGGTAATGCGTGTCTTTGATCTATTTATTGGTCAAAAAACTTGGTCCAGACCATCAAAAAGCTTCCCAACCTCTTTAGCGAAGCTCGCTTTTCACAGCACGTTTAAATGGCATCTCCCATTCCATTCCACAACGCAAATGGCTCCAAGAATTAACGCTAATCATTGTGGGAACCAATGTTTTAGCTGAAACAATCCAACTCGTATTATATTGCTTTGTGATGGGTTTTCACCGGTGATGGATCTGTACCCACattctcattttgatttatAGATGTTTAGAAGGCAAATTAATCATTTTCTCCAGTCAAACGATACAACTCGATTTTGGAACTAAAGCCAAGGGTTTAAGGGGGCATCAGAAAACTGAGTAAATTAATTCCAGTTTGTTCAATTCATTTATCAGAAATAGAGATAAAAACAAAgcaataaaatacttttaacttCTTCACTTTTGGGTAAATCCTCCTTTCATCTTCTCGATGTTCATTTAGCTTAAAAGATTGATCTCACTCACAAAATTGCgattataaataaaacataatcaGACCATGGGAAAGGAAAGCATGTCACTCTGATACAATATAATTAATGGAACTCACCCAGACAAATTTTTGTTGCACAGATTACAGCAGGCAGGCATTCCAGCAACCATAATGAAATGACCATCCAGCTGATGCAGGAAGCTGAGGCAAGAAGTACACCACCTAAATGCAGGTCCTTGAATTAAGAGAAGTGCTGTTGCCACTCCAAACACACCCAACCATGATACCCTCTATCTGTTTCTTATGgaggttaaaaaaataaccaataaaaagtgttTGGCGGATCCCCCCTTTGGCTTCTTTACTACAGCTAGCAGGAACCGTATGACATGTTGACAAGAAGTTCAATCCTGCCCCATTAGCACTTGAGTGTTTGTTACCATGACTTTACGAAAAGAGCACAAGCCTACAACTAAAAATTAGATCAGAGTGGAATTCTAACCTGCACAAAGAGGGAACATTGACTTCAATCCCAATTGAGCCAAAATCATGCAGTCTGGTTATGTTTTGACTCGGCACTTTCTCCTTTAAGTTTGTAAAAATCCAGCATTTCTTCTTCCACTGGATGTGTCTTGCCTACTATGACAAGACAATGCAGAGGTGCTCCAAAATCAACCTTGAGCAGCTGCCTCATTGAGCCTGCAACTATCATCTGATCCTCGCTTCCCAGTCGGGCAAAACCAACACAATCAGTGTCTTCACAGAATGCTGCAAGGCATTGCAAGAATTGTGGAAATGTTATAATTACAAATGGATACTCAAATTCTTCCATATATGTTCTCCAAATGCACaaagaaaacaaggaaaatgtaagcttatcttaaaattttaaatgtacCTGTCTTATTTCTTCTCTATGATGAATATGTGAAATAAATGCAAATTACAGTAACCctaaagtagaaagaaagtgaccTAAACCATCATATTGTCACCAATTCTATGCCTGCAACTTGCAGGAGAATTATCTTGTTTATAAACAGTTACGAAAACTGAAACAAAATATATTCCCTTATCAAATATgcttaaaattaagaaaatgaaatgtcAAAGCACAAGGCAATTTCACAAGTTCATAAGCCTTACCAGATTCTCCACGCATTTGTTCAACCTCCAAAAGCTGCTCAATGGCAGTGTTTATTGTCATATATCTTGGTGGTTCATATTGTTTTTTTCCTCTGAAAAGTTTGTGAAGCACATATGGGGAAAATAATTAGCCAAAACAGTAAGAAAAgattgtaaaattaattttataataaaacttGAAAGAAGGTGCTAAATTGTAAAACTTGAAGCATGTTCAATCATTTTGAATTCAGACCTGCATAAAGATTCCAGCGAGGGTTCCTTCACACGTATATCTGTGGTGATAAAACATTTGCAATgagttttaaagttaaaaacactAGAGTAAAAAGCAGTAATGAGTTCTCACAATAAACCTTTCAGAACCCAAAAAGGTGTTTCTGTCCATTTTTACTGGATGAGAAAAGAGCAGAAATTGGagagaacaacaaaaaaatGAGATGTTCCCTTGAtaataaaacacaaaaaatgcACTATTTGTTAACTAATGGAATAAATACCATTCAGTGATTACCTAACGCTTTTTTCTAGGTAACTAGCTTCTAAACCTGGTACTTTTAACAGTTGATTAGACAAATGAGCTAGCCAATTAAGGTCTTAGCAAAATAGGATAAGATCCAAGAGGTTCCTACTGGTCTCTTGTTCAAAATTGATGCATAGGCAGGTAAAACATATTATGTTCATATGACACCAATTTTTAGATAACCATGTCAAGTTTGAGATCAAATTTCATTCAGTATTAACAGGAGAGATTCTGTGAACAACAAAGTGTAAATGACAGGTGGGTCAGGTCAGGAAATGTATTATATTTCATAGGTTCAACAGAAGATATTAGAACTGTTGTGAATGCAAAGATAGTATAGCTCTTTCTTTTTACCAAAAAGAAGGCGTAATAATAGTAATTGAGAGTTGGACTACAATAGCACAactaaataatatgtttttgtGCAGCTCCAATAGGTCACAACCTATAGAGCAAAGCTAAGGCTTCTGAAAATTGAGAAACTAAAGCTTGACTCCCAACATCAGGACACTAGCCTTTAAAACTCACCCAACAAGCAGAGGGTATGCAATCCAAGCACACGATTTCTTTGGATCTTCTCATAAAAGCTGTCAGGTCTCCATGTTTCAGTGAAGAATGGAATGGAAATAGTCTCCCCATAGCGGTAAAGTTGTAAGCCACAAATTCCAATTGCATTCATCACTGATGCATTGTGAACCACCTTGACATCCACCCCCAGTTTCTTTGCTCGAACAACAAGATCAGAGTGTGTTGTAGCTCTGCATTccaaatttcaatattaaattgCTAAAAACAAAAGAGGTTGGAAGTTAGGATAAATACCATAAAAACAACCTTGTGCAACAGAAATATAATTGTCAATGTACAACAGCTAAGTGCAAGTACAATTTcaaattctctatttttttccaAGTAGAACAATGTTGCATCTTCCCAGCTTCAAACAGGGTTTTTAACAGATATAATACATTTTGTAAATGGAAGTAAGCACCAACTGGCATCCTGAAAACCATTGGATTGTTTAAGTTATATTGGGCATGCCTGGTCACCCAGTAGAAATCGAAAGAGTTTATCATATTTCACATAGcattaaaacatataaatttctCGTCTAGAATTGGAGCTATTAAATCCAACAAGAGACAACCTGAGCCACTGCCAGAACTAATTTTAAGGAGAAAATTTATGTTTCACAAAATTTCaccatttcaaattttctaacTTGTGTGTGCTAATGGTTGTCATACTTTGTAATGGAATCTTTTAAGGAGATGGATTTGACAATAAAATTACACATACAAAAAGCACTGGCACAAGCCAATTTATAAAGGGCATCCAAACACACCTTTGGTTGGTGAATTTAGATCTCCATTTAAGACTTAATTTGATGAACATTTTACATGATGATGATTACAACATTGACAATCAACTAATTTCCCCACCTCTTatctaatatttcattttctacaCTGCAGAACACTGTAAATTTCAAgtacattatttttattgctGTGGATACTATTGTACCATGCAGCAGATTTCTGGGCCTCCTTTCCAAAAATCATGCACTCTAAATGCTCTTAACAGCTCTATGTAAAGTCcattcaattaatttaaaagaattagCACAGTCCTAAACAAAATCAAACTTTGGTTATGGCACTGGTGATTAAACACCTAAAAGAATCATTCATTCAATCATACTCTTCAAAAaatccctttttattttttgggatctCAGAACCAAGgaaagaacataaaaataaaaccacacAAATCTTTAAAATAAGTTGGCAATGGCTTCTCATCTGACCAACATTCATAAAAAGTGTGTAACTGAGTGATGAGAAAAAAGAAGTTACCCAAAAGGATCACCAACAACAAGGAAACCCACATCCGAGTGACGAGCATCGGACAGAATATCATCCGCTTTTTCCTCCACCATTTCTCTATCTGCAAGCGTAATTGGTTTCCCATAGAGATTTTCCTGTAGCCAAGTAGCCAAATCCCAAATTTCCAAGtctaaaatcaaagaaattgaggaaaaatgaaaagagaaaaattggaagaaaaaaaataccagTGTGGAAAGACCATTGGAAGAAAGACCAAAGGAGAGGAGAGAAGTGTAGGCTTCAATGAAGACCTTGCTGCATTTCTTCACAGCTTCCAGGCCCCTCAGCGTTATGTCTCTCTCATCGCCCAAGCCCAAGCCTATTATGTACAACATCTCTCCTATCCTCTGTCTGTTTTGTTAAACCCTACGTCTTTCTAGGGTTTTGCCATGGCAATTTCTGACCGCAGGGTCGAGACGAGGAAGTTTAAACGACGTCGTTTGACGCGTCTTAAGATTTGACGGCGTTTCACGACTGATGGATGGCCGTTTGCTTGCACGTTGTTTTTACCGTGTATGCCCTTCGACGTTGTCAAAGATGTTGTGGCCTTGTGCCCTAACCCTAAcggtttaaaataaaaagcttttaGGCGTAAAATATCATAGAAGGGAAAGCCttccattaaaaacattttgtggtatgggaattttttaaatattcttctACAGTAGAAATAATGGAATATGAATTGTAGGCCATTTGGtcatattttctaatttatttatttatcttttaacttaaaaataatttttaggaaaTATACACTAATAAgcctatatttttcttttatttttaaaaattaatgaaaacgattcatacttgttttttttttaaattattctctcttttactttgttttaaaaaattatttccaacaATCAAATaatgttagaaatttttaaatccaatttCTTAGATTAAGTTTTAATACTTGGATTGTTCTTAGATTAAGTTTTTCAATCTGAATCATGGTTTGGATAACCTAACATtatcttaaattcaatttaatatttttataatacttataatatatatatcatcttatataatttataattatttttctttatttttttaaaagcatcataaataaattttgaatcataaaaTCTAATTAATCTGATCAATCCAAATTTGATCTGATTAATCCAAGTCTAGTAAACCAACCTGAATAGGATTCTTAAATTGAAGTTAAGGTGCCATAACTGATGTTAGAGGTAGGATCCGGTTGGATTTGAGTAAGCAAGAATAGGTTTGATGGATTCTTCATGACCAGTTTGTATTCTACGGTTATACCAAAATACACTGATGTTCCTCTCTCCAGGAGTAGCAAAATTCCACTTGCCACACTTTTGCAATGTTGGCCCAGTATACATGGTACATGGCTCCCTCCACTGAATGGAAAGCACAACCCATTTGGTTAATGGAATCTCCATTCATCATTTTCCACATCAACCAAAGAAAGAGAGACAAAAGGTTGTTGTTTATACATCAGAAGGCATGAGAAGATATGACAAAATTAAAGAAGtctaccaaaaaagaaaaattggcgTTGGTTCATTCCTCCTTAAGTTGACTTAAAGGAGTTAATTGCCCATCCACTTGAATCCAGAATCCATAAGCCAATGCTTCATGGGAGACTTCAATCATCATCTTTAAATTCTCTGCTCCAAACAAAATAGACATTCTCCTTAGGCTTCACAGTTTGGGACTAAGTGTGTTTCACAGTGTTCTACTAGTATTTTTCGAAAGAATCAtctatatcaatatttttctaGGAAGCATTGTAAGcggtttttgaattttttaaaagtgcTCTCTAAAGTTTGCTGAtcacttgattttttttgttttttcaaaacactTCTTATATTATTAGtgctttttaaaaacattgtgAAACGAATTCTAAGTTGGTTCAGCTCGATATGTCAGAATTCTTTCctcttttatcttaatttttatgaGTAACCTTTTCAAGCTTTAAGTTAGCTATGGGTTTTAAATTATAGGTAGAACCCCACAAAATCTCCATGACTACAAAGAATCATCATACCTGCGATCAAGGTACCGAGGTTGAATACCAGAGCCTTGACATGTAGTGCATGTCAAGGAACCAGCACCATCACAGTTAATGCATCGGGAGACTTCTTTCTCATCTCCACCAAGCACTACCGTCACATTGCCGGTTCCCATGCAAAACCTGCATCTCTCTGGAAGAACAAGAATTTGATTTCCACATTTAACTCTACAATACCATAAGAGTGAAGATTCAAGCTACTAAAACTTCTAAATGGTTATCATATCAGTCTGATCCTACATTTGCTTTACCTATTGTCAACAAGTTGATGATGTACATACCAAAACTTCTAatgtatcatttttttgttAGCAACCAtcctaaaaaatatcaattcaaTGACAACCATCCTTCATAACTATGTTGCAACTATATTGTGCATTTACATTATTAGTCATCAGGCAACTAGTAAATTAAACTCAGTGTCagaatttaaatgtttttttaaaaaaaaaatttgtcgtCCACATGTGAATTGACATAGGTTC contains the following coding sequences:
- the LOC100242000 gene encoding probable diphthine methyl ester synthase, with translation MLYIIGLGLGDERDITLRGLEAVKKCSKVFIEAYTSLLSFGLSSNGLSTLENLYGKPITLADREMVEEKADDILSDARHSDVGFLVVGDPFGATTHSDLVVRAKKLGVDVKVVHNASVMNAIGICGLQLYRYGETISIPFFTETWRPDSFYEKIQRNRVLGLHTLCLLDIRVKEPSLESLCRGKKQYEPPRYMTINTAIEQLLEVEQMRGESAFCEDTDCVGFARLGSEDQMIVAGSMRQLLKVDFGAPLHCLVIVGKTHPVEEEMLDFYKLKGESAESKHNQTA
- the LOC100854357 gene encoding L10-interacting MYB domain-containing protein: MDGEANHQPKQERLRTRWTTSLDKIFADLVVKQIQLGNRPNNVFDKKTWNRIRDEFNVQTDLNFNNNQLRKHLDVLRTRYYNLKSAFDQNEYAMDDSCCIGFDLWEDIGPRPDTIKIKDCPIYDQLCMIFTESGADGKYAQSSHYEELDDKSVGIGTAIDTSGLTSYPESGKLSSKPLSSSKIAQENASLAEKLDKKTAERKRKRSSETGSFSGQNKGGKGINDVMAEAMLEMVAASKLRTVTSIQTDGKYTITNCIKALDEIQRIDQKIYFAALDLFEDPNLRETFISLGGNETRLTWLLGKCGNATSS